Proteins from a single region of Apium graveolens cultivar Ventura chromosome 7, ASM990537v1, whole genome shotgun sequence:
- the LOC141674252 gene encoding uncharacterized protein LOC141674252: MSLIAWNCHGLANPRAVRLLKELNNLYRPSIIFLSETKCKKERVEKIKNKLGFVGYFAVDAQGVGGGLALLWKNEGNIAVANSSQNFIDFEVTHELLGKWRYTGYYGLPERGRRAEAWNMIRYLATASTPPWCIIGDFNDLMTADEKEGGQSHPRNLLSGFSDAITDCGLLDLGYEGEQFNWERFRGTDRWVVERLDKGFANKEWIELFPNAIVQVHEVSTSDHKPLSLQLNRQVYMPKGHRFQFENMWIHEAECRGIIQDCWDEAEDQSLMEKLGKYCLKLEEWGGGLIKHLKSKLALYRKEMQCMRSRRDAYGVTKYNEARWNYLKLLEKQEVKEQNKIRRPKDSDGNWCEAEEDIQNVIVKYFAGIFSANDTNEYLPEWINFKQITGEQSSDLMQQITEQEVKEAVFAMYPEKAPGIDGLNPCFSKLTGT, encoded by the exons ATGAGCCTCATTGCGTGGAACTGTCATGGGCTGGCCAACCCACGAGCAGTTAGACTTTTAAAAGAATTGAATAATCTTTATAGGCCCAGCATTATTTTTCTCAGCGAAACAAAATGTAAAAAAGAAAGAGTGGAGAAGATTAAAAATAAACTTGGTTTTGTAGGATATTTTGCTGTCGACGCTCAGGGAGTGGGAGGGGGTTTGGCCTTACTTTGGAAGAATGAAGGGAATATTGCAGTCGCAAATAGTAGTCAgaattttattgattttgagGTTACTCATGAGCTTCTGGGCAAATGGAGGTACACAGGGTATTATGGGCTGCCAGAACGGGGGAGGAGGGCTGAAGCATGGAACATGATTCGATATTTGGCTACAGCTTCAACACCTCCATGGTGTATTATCGGCGATTTTAATGACCTAATGACAGCAGATGAGAAGGAAGGAGGTCAAAGTCACCCTCGTAATTTGCTAAGTGGTTTTTCAGACGCAATAACCGATTGTGGTTTACTGGACCTGGGGTATGAGGGGGAGCAGTTTAATTGGGAAAGGTTTAGAGGAACTGACAGATGGGTAGTTGAACGACTGGATAAGGGTTTTGCGAACAAGGAATGGATCGAATTATTTCCGAATGCCATAGTACAGGTGCATGAGGTCTCGACCTCTGATCATAAACCTCTAAGTCTGCAACTAAACAGACAAGTGTACATGCCTAAAGGTCATCGTTTTCAGTTTGAGAACATGTGGATCCACGAAGCAGAATGCAGAGGTATAATTCAGGATTGTTGGGATGAAGCTGAGGATCAAAGTCTGATGGAAAAGTTGGGTAAATATTGTCTGAAGTTGGAGGAATGGGGAGGTGGTTTAATAAAGCACTTAAAATCGAAATTGGCGCTTTATCGAAAGGAGATGCAGTGTATGAGGTCTAGGAGAGATGCATATGGTGTGACAAAGTACAATGAGGCGAGATGGAATTACTTGAAGTTATTGGAGAAACAGGAAGT AAAAGAGCAAAATAAAATTCGAAGACCGAAAGACTCGGATGGCAACTGGTGTGAAGCAGAAGAAGATATCCAGAATGTTATAGTGAAATATTTTGCCGGAATTTTTTCAGCAAATGATACAAACGAATACTTGCCAGAGTGGATAAATTTTAAACAGATCACGGGGGAGCAAAGTAGTGATTTGATGCAACAAATAACTGAGCAGGAAGTAAAAGAAGCAGTCTTCGCTATGTACCCTGAAAAAGCACCGGGTATAGACGGTCTTAACCCGTGTTTTTCCAAACTTACTGGAACATAG